Proteins encoded together in one Kitasatospora albolonga window:
- a CDS encoding cysteine desulfurase-like protein yields MTYDVGTLRARFPALRAGTAHFDGPGGTQTPAPVIAAFTEALSRPLSNRGTTLPGEIHAETLVAEFRRAMADLLGADPAGIVLGRSATQLTYDISRVLSGSWAPGDEVIVSRLDHDANIRPWVQAAGRAGAVVRWAEFDPATGELPPEAVGALLTERTRLVAVTGASNLIGTRPDLPAIAELVHRAGALLHVDGVHLTAHEFVDVERLGADFFVCSPYKFFGPHHGVLSARPELLETLRPDKLVPSGDSVPERFELGTLPYEMLAATRAAVDFIAELGTGGAAAGRRERLRSAFAAIGEHEGALRETIEKGLAGLDGVTVRSRAAERTPTLLLSFENRAASDAYRFLARSGVHAPAGSFYALEASRHLGLGDDGGLRVGLSPYNDTDDVERLLTGLAEFLRR; encoded by the coding sequence TTGACCTACGACGTCGGCACACTGCGCGCGCGGTTTCCCGCCCTCCGGGCCGGTACGGCGCACTTCGACGGGCCCGGCGGCACCCAGACCCCGGCGCCCGTCATCGCCGCCTTCACCGAGGCCCTGAGCCGGCCGCTGTCGAACCGGGGCACCACGCTGCCCGGGGAGATCCACGCGGAGACCCTCGTCGCCGAGTTCCGGCGGGCGATGGCGGACCTGCTGGGCGCGGACCCGGCCGGGATCGTCCTCGGACGCAGCGCGACCCAGCTCACGTACGACATCTCACGTGTCCTGTCCGGGAGTTGGGCGCCCGGGGACGAGGTGATCGTCAGCAGGCTGGACCATGACGCGAACATCCGCCCCTGGGTGCAGGCGGCCGGGCGGGCCGGGGCGGTGGTGCGGTGGGCGGAGTTCGACCCGGCCACCGGGGAGCTGCCCCCGGAGGCCGTCGGCGCGCTGCTGACGGAGCGGACCCGGCTGGTCGCGGTGACCGGGGCGTCCAACCTGATCGGCACCCGGCCCGACCTCCCCGCGATCGCGGAGCTGGTCCACCGGGCCGGTGCGCTGCTCCACGTGGACGGGGTGCACCTGACGGCACACGAGTTCGTGGATGTGGAGCGGCTCGGCGCGGACTTCTTCGTCTGCTCGCCGTACAAGTTCTTCGGCCCCCACCACGGGGTGCTCAGCGCCCGTCCGGAGCTGCTCGAAACCCTCCGGCCCGACAAGCTGGTGCCCTCCGGCGACTCCGTACCCGAGCGCTTCGAACTCGGCACCCTCCCCTACGAGATGCTGGCGGCCACCCGCGCCGCCGTCGACTTCATCGCGGAGCTGGGCACCGGCGGCGCGGCGGCCGGGCGGCGGGAGCGGCTGCGGTCCGCGTTCGCGGCGATCGGCGAGCACGAGGGCGCCCTGCGGGAGACGATCGAGAAGGGGCTGGCCGGGCTGGACGGGGTGACGGTGCGCTCCCGGGCGGCCGAGCGGACGCCCACGCTGCTGCTCAGCTTCGAGAACCGGGCCGCCTCGGACGCGTACCGCTTCCTCGCCCGCTCCGGCGTCCACGCCCCGGCCGGTTCCTTCTACGCCCTCGAAGCCTCCCGCCACCTGGGCCTGGGCGACGACGGCGGCCTGCGCGTGGGGCTGTCCCCGTACAACGACACCGACGACGTCGAGCGCCTCCTGACCGGGCTCGCGGAGTTCCTGCGCCGGTAG
- a CDS encoding C4-dicarboxylate ABC transporter: MDECERSADGENDRNGEIDSVTYSDGGKRAGGISPASLLRAAAYPVLLLAVVLVGAAALVLRWDPAVVSPLFLVGTLVYLAVLEQLIPYDRSWHPGKDEWRWYGVYFLLTMAGSGLAQLLVTAAVGRIAPGEPAHSLWAEIPGALLAGSLVSYLVHRLGHTSALLWRLHGVHHVPQKVNVANNGVNHVLDIVLAQSLVQLTLALLGFSRPAVLVTGLFVVAQGYFVHANIDVRIGRLNHVLASPEQHRLHHSTDLSEAGHYGSDLSCWDHLFGSFTWRPGREPAAVGLHDPASFPGTGEILASLLHPWRRRPEPEPPAGTGTPAGPDATP, from the coding sequence ATGGACGAGTGCGAGCGGTCCGCCGATGGCGAGAACGACAGGAATGGCGAGATCGATTCGGTTACCTATTCGGATGGCGGGAAGAGGGCGGGCGGAATCTCTCCGGCCTCCCTCCTCCGTGCGGCCGCCTATCCGGTTCTTTTGCTGGCTGTCGTCCTCGTGGGCGCCGCCGCATTGGTTCTGCGTTGGGACCCGGCCGTCGTGAGCCCGCTTTTTCTCGTCGGGACCCTGGTGTATCTGGCCGTTCTCGAACAACTGATTCCCTATGACCGGAGCTGGCACCCGGGAAAGGACGAGTGGCGCTGGTACGGCGTCTACTTCCTGCTCACCATGGCGGGGAGCGGGCTCGCGCAGCTTCTGGTCACGGCCGCCGTGGGGCGGATCGCGCCCGGCGAACCGGCCCACTCCCTGTGGGCCGAGATCCCGGGCGCCCTGCTGGCCGGATCGCTCGTCAGCTATCTGGTGCACCGGCTGGGCCACACCAGCGCCCTGCTGTGGCGGCTGCACGGGGTCCACCACGTACCGCAGAAGGTCAACGTCGCCAACAACGGGGTCAACCACGTCCTGGACATCGTCCTGGCCCAGAGCCTCGTCCAGCTGACCCTGGCCCTGCTCGGGTTCTCCCGCCCCGCCGTCCTGGTCACCGGGCTCTTCGTCGTCGCCCAGGGCTATTTCGTCCACGCCAACATCGACGTCCGCATCGGGCGGCTCAACCATGTGCTGGCCAGCCCCGAACAGCACCGCCTCCACCACAGCACCGACCTGTCCGAAGCAGGCCACTACGGCTCCGACCTCTCCTGCTGGGACCACCTCTTCGGCAGCTTCACCTGGCGGCCCGGCCGCGAACCCGCCGCCGTCGGCCTCCACGACCCGGCCTCCTTCCCCGGCACCGGGGAGATCCTCGCCAGCCTTCTGCACCCCTGGCGGCGGCGGCCGGAACCGGAGCCTCCGGCCGGAACCGGGACCCCGGCCGGACCGGACGCCACCCCCTGA
- a CDS encoding transcriptional regulator, translating to MDDAVSTLTRGADVGGLTTGAVARLLGVAPTTLRSWDRRYGIGPASREGGRHRRWTAADLRLLERMCGLTNAGMPPAEAARAALATVSPDTPPRPDERGSRGGEPSSHAPGALPVGRARRECRGLARAAVRLDAQAMDELLAASIDRYGLLAAWESVIMPTLHAVGRKWETAGERYIEVEHLLSWHVSSALRRAAAQRRPAAGSGVSLLACTPGESHTLALEALAAGLAQQGLPVRMFGAALPVEAMEEAVRRTGPAAVVLWAQSRSTASRALVARVESIEWGVRGARRRPAVLVAGPGWAGQLPPGARHPSGLAEALDALAAISQR from the coding sequence ATGGACGATGCGGTCTCCACGCTCACCAGAGGGGCGGACGTCGGTGGTCTGACCACCGGAGCGGTCGCCCGGCTGCTGGGTGTGGCGCCGACGACCCTGCGCTCGTGGGACCGCCGCTACGGGATCGGCCCGGCCTCCCGCGAGGGCGGCCGGCACCGCCGCTGGACGGCGGCCGACCTCCGGCTGCTGGAGCGCATGTGCGGCCTGACGAACGCGGGCATGCCCCCGGCCGAGGCCGCTCGCGCGGCCCTGGCGACCGTCTCCCCGGACACCCCTCCCCGGCCGGACGAGCGGGGGAGCCGTGGCGGGGAGCCGTCCTCCCACGCGCCCGGGGCGCTCCCGGTGGGCCGGGCGCGCCGTGAGTGCCGGGGGCTGGCCCGGGCGGCCGTCCGGCTGGACGCGCAGGCCATGGACGAGCTGCTTGCCGCGTCGATCGACCGGTACGGGCTGCTCGCCGCCTGGGAGTCGGTCATCATGCCGACGCTGCACGCCGTCGGCCGCAAGTGGGAGACGGCGGGGGAGCGGTACATCGAGGTCGAGCACCTGCTGTCCTGGCACGTCTCCAGCGCGCTGCGCCGGGCCGCCGCCCAGCGCCGCCCGGCGGCCGGTTCCGGTGTCTCCCTGCTGGCCTGCACCCCGGGCGAGAGCCATACGCTGGCCCTGGAGGCGCTCGCCGCCGGACTCGCCCAACAGGGCCTGCCCGTCAGGATGTTCGGCGCCGCCCTGCCGGTGGAGGCGATGGAGGAGGCGGTACGGCGCACGGGGCCCGCCGCCGTCGTGCTCTGGGCCCAGTCCCGGTCCACCGCGAGCCGTGCGCTGGTGGCGCGCGTGGAGTCCATCGAGTGGGGAGTACGGGGCGCCCGCCGACGCCCTGCTGTCCTCGTCGCCGGGCCGGGCTGGGCCGGGCAGTTGCCGCCCGGGGCCCGCCATCCGTCCGGCCTGGCCGAGGCGTTGGACGCGCTCGCGGCCATCAGCCAACGGTGA